The Paracholeplasma brassicae genome contains a region encoding:
- a CDS encoding MarR family winged helix-turn-helix transcriptional regulator, producing the protein MKSDLLKLDNQLCFALYVASKEVIKRYKSLLDPYGLTYTGYITMLALYEQDQVSIKELGHKLYLDSGTLTPLLKKLENQGYIIRQRSKEDERQVFIRLTKTGVLLKESLVKVPEALLCSINADPKDGKRLLDSLHELLHVLDETPKSSS; encoded by the coding sequence TGAAAAGTGATCTATTAAAGTTGGATAATCAATTATGTTTTGCCTTATATGTGGCGTCTAAAGAAGTGATTAAGCGATATAAGAGTTTATTAGATCCCTATGGTCTAACTTATACGGGTTACATTACGATGCTTGCGTTATATGAACAGGACCAAGTCTCAATTAAAGAGTTAGGACACAAGCTATATTTGGATTCGGGTACATTAACACCTTTATTAAAAAAATTAGAGAATCAAGGCTATATCATAAGACAGCGTAGTAAAGAAGATGAAAGACAAGTGTTTATTCGTTTAACAAAAACAGGTGTTTTATTAAAAGAGTCCTTAGTTAAGGTACCTGAGGCGCTTCTTTGCAGTATTAATGCAGATCCAAAAGACGGGAAGCGATTGCTTGATTCGCTTCATGAACTGCTTCATGTTTTAGATGAAACACCTAAGTCGTCCTCTTAG